From a single Apium graveolens cultivar Ventura chromosome 2, ASM990537v1, whole genome shotgun sequence genomic region:
- the LOC141689858 gene encoding uncharacterized protein LOC141689858 has product MEIGNEHGESVWSVLKAQIVIKAGIRHRVGSGLSVNIMENPRLPDVDNAFVITKNDALKGITVLVLFETGKNSWDVDLRHDMFERREVNLILLIPLGRNEGDNWFCSKERIGNYSMKSAY; this is encoded by the exons ATGGAGATTGGTAACGAACACGGAGAGTCTGTG TGGAGTGTGTTGAAGGCTCAAATTGTTATTAAAGCTGGAATTCGACATCGAGTTGGATCAGGATTATCTGTTAATATTATGGAAAATCCACGGCTGCCTGATGTAGATAATGCCTTTGTGATAACAAAAAATGATGCTCTAAAAGGCATAACCGTCTTAGTTTTGTTTGAAACAGGGAAGAATAGCTGGGATGTTGATTTAAGACATGATATGTTCGAAAGACGTGAAGTCAACTTGATACTTTTAATTCCACTTGGTAGGAATGAGGGTGATAATTGGTTTTGTAGTAAAGAGAGGATAGGGAATTATTCAATGAAATCAGCCTATTAG